A portion of the Cryptomeria japonica chromosome 5, Sugi_1.0, whole genome shotgun sequence genome contains these proteins:
- the LOC131064892 gene encoding uncharacterized protein LOC131064892 codes for MGCTNWRDTLSDSYNNDQGWGKGRRIEQGSCSAAMTATEPTSSKKTRNGPKVQKDSEGIMAANVAFESMTGSECRNWWEETPLDHVTKDSLRRAQVDHAIQMPTFNIKEFEPILRTMVSGYNPQERASVIQFQGCTVRVSFKPEDFRRVFGIPEKGASAAKPTKKLTKEKNKWLMDLVRRDDLTEEQWKSAWGDSRRMKRVFIAPGEWRMLMDLVKSRLIGASRASDIAIWMIGLMNGIKCGKVYNWGQLLAERIHDFLRLEHKMFYMCHHAISLFLDVVRLQVPPEIWGTFEPRGRVEPNKPTMYYYIHLDTLGDTTQPTKKRRKLHTSIEVEDVSSAEDSSEEVEMTEDQESGDEGFHLAGHIAVEEEGETESQQQEEEEEEQQGGLRAQWKSTRVKFTPSKLSSAHLVPQEALAVASPMGDVRPIGVLFQKINEGEPPAQRRVSLPQISLVILTAKPTESTTVIGTTNTGIADLGTADIGTIPAGTGTVPARTGMCASDTGTIPADTGTTPASTSTAPAGKETGNIQMTEGDLEAVAALDTLMDEDIDASLDGWLGQFALALHLPPSLAPHNMAIGARMTPDRGITISNLDGGKPVEREHQNLGSDKQSSGPEGALAGLHITPPNPNDPAGSLRHFLGELQGLSNVACSMAQLTGQMEAGNSADATQLCHFMTTGCTEEFTRHLEQQGWLDHSTPEMIQNWTHGHLVGGTGTLDTTFCSMERVFQDVYLQMRQHQVEQEAQQMYITTLEKEGEKQAQLATVEKNLRKEMEMKMTTYEARCSMQEKEAQALAAQVAELTSQLEQKDKKLLEAAHMVKKARERQLLAEKNLKLHARQQPSPTTTTGTPPPSSRS; via the coding sequence ATGGGTTGTACAAATTGGAGAGACACTCTTTCCGACAGTTATAATAATGACCAAGGATGGGGCAAGGGAAGAAGAATAGAACAAGGCAGTTGCAGTGCAGCCATGACTGCCACAGAGCCAACCAGCAGCAAAAAAACCAGGAACGGGCCAAAGGTACAGAAGGATTCAGAGGGAATCATGGCGGCGAATGTAGCATTTGAGAGTATGACTGGCAGCGAATGTCGTAACTGGTGGGAAGAAACCCCTCTAGACCATGTGACAAAGGATTCTCTCAGGAGGGCACAGGTCGACCACGCCATCCAAATGCCCACATTCAACATTAAGGAGTTCGAGCCAATTCTGCGAACCATGGTGTCGGGATACAACCCACAGGAACGAGCTTCAGTCATTCAGTTCCAAGGGTGCACAGTGCGAGTTTCATTTAAACCAGAGGATTTCAGAAGGGTATTTGGTATACCCGAGAAAGGGGCATCTGCGGCCAAACCAACCAAAAAACTCACCAAGGAAAAAAATAAATGGTTGATGGATTTGGTGCGCAGAGACGATCTCACGGAGGAACAGTGGAAAAGTGCTTGGGGCGATAGCAGAAGAATGAAGCGTGTGTTTATCGCACCAGGAGAATGGAGGATGTTAATGGACCTGGTCAAAAGTCGGCTTATCGGAGCCAGTCGGGCATCCGACATAGCTATATGGATGATAGGATTAATGAATGGGATTAAATGCGGAAAGGTGTACAATTGGGGGCAACTCCTGGCAGAACGAATCCATGATTTCCTGAGACTAGAACACAAGATGTTCTATATGTGCCATCATGCTATCAGCTTGTTCCTGGATGTCGTACGCCTGCAGGTACCACCAGAAATATGGGGAACATTTGAACCACGCGGACGGGTGGAACCGAATAAACCCACTATGTACTACTATATCCATCTAGACACACTAGGCGACACCACGCAGCCGACCAAAAAGAGAAGGAAACTACACACATCCATCGAGGTCGAAGATGTTAGCAGTGCAGAAGATTCGTCGGAGGAGGTGGAAATGACTGAAGACCAGGAAAGTGGTGATGAGGGGTTCCATCTAGCAGGACACATAGCTGTAGAGGAGGAAGGGGAAACAGAGTCGCAGCAgcaggaagaggaagaggaggaacaaCAGGGAGGGTTACGGGCCCAATGGAAAAGCACGAGGGTAAAGTTCACACCTTCGAAACTATCCTCGGCACACTTGGTACCACAGGAAGCGCTTGCAGTGGCCAGCCCCATGGGAGATGTACGACCAATAGGGGTGTTGTTCCAAAAAATCAACGAAGGGGAACCACCAGCACAGCGACGAGTATCACTACCACAGATCAGCTTGGTCATACTTACAGCAAAACCTACAGAGAGTACGACAGTAATTGGTACGACAAACACTGGTATAGCAGACTTGGGTACGGCAGACATCGGTACGATACCAGCAGGAACCGGTACGGTACCAGCAAGAACCGGTATGTGTGCATCAGATACTGGTACGATTCCAGCAGATACTGGTACGACCCCAGCAAGTACTAGTACGGCTCCAGCAGGGAAGGAGACAGGGAATATACAGATGACTGAGGGTGACTTGGAGGCAGTGGCAGCATTGGATACTCTCATGGACGAAGATATAGACGCTTCGTTGGATGGATGGCTAGGGCAGTTCGCACTCGCCCTACACCTTCCCCCCTCCCTTGCACCGCATAACATGGCCATTGGGGCGCGCATGACTCCAGACAGAGGTATTACTATCTCAAACCTGGACGGAGGGAAACCCGTTGAGCGAGAGCATCAGAACCTAGGGAGTGACAAGCAGAGCAGTGGACCGGAGGGAGCACTTGCAGGACTCCACATCACCCCACCAAATCCGAATGATCCAGCAGGCTCACTCCGACATTTTTTGGGAGAGCTACAGGGGCTCTCCAATGTTGCATGTAGCATGGCACAGCTTACTGGACAAATGGAGGCCGGCAATTCAGCCGACGCTACACAGCTGTGTCACTTCATGACTACGGGGTGTACGGAGGAGTTCACACGCCACCTCGAGCAGCAAGGGTGGCTGGATCATAGTACGCCAGAGATGATTCAGAATTGGACCCACGGGCACCTGGTAGGAGGCACGGGCACCTTGGACACTACCTTCTGCAGTATGGAGAGGGTCTTCCAAGATGTGTACTTACAGATGCGGCAACACCAGGTGGAGCAAGAAGCTCAGCAGATGTACATAACAACACTGGAGAAGGAAGGCGAGAAGCAGGCACAGTTGGCTACAGTGGAAAAGAACCTAaggaaggagatggaaatgaagatgaccaCCTATGAGGCCCGTTGCAGCATGCAGGAGAAGGAGGCACAGGCACTGGCGGCCCAAGTGGCAGAACTCACCTCACAGCTAGAACAAAAAGATAAAAAGCTACTGGAAGCtgctcacatggtaaagaaagcaCGGGAACGGCAGTTGCTGGCAGAAAAGAACTTGAAACTTCATGCCAGACAGCAACCTTCTCCTACGACCActacagggacgcctcctccctcttctcggtcCTAG